One segment of Acidovorax sp. DW039 DNA contains the following:
- a CDS encoding ankyrin repeat domain-containing protein, with protein MSAGDWKRFYQAVCEGDLRLVQHYIDAGIDVNYAHPEFFSTPLVAAIRHQQEQVALLIFQHGADPQRVSDIDGISPLEMLPAANLPALAQQIRAAGFSHQPRARWWKRWLGW; from the coding sequence ATGTCTGCTGGGGACTGGAAGCGTTTTTACCAAGCCGTATGCGAGGGCGACCTGCGCCTGGTGCAGCATTACATCGATGCGGGTATCGACGTGAACTACGCCCATCCGGAGTTTTTCTCCACGCCGCTGGTCGCTGCCATACGGCATCAGCAGGAGCAGGTGGCTTTGCTGATCTTTCAGCATGGAGCGGATCCGCAGCGGGTTTCAGACATCGACGGCATCTCGCCACTGGAGATGCTCCCCGCGGCGAACCTGCCAGCCTTGGCGCAGCAGATACGCGCAGCCGGATTCAGTCACCAGCCACGCGCGCGCTGGTGGAAGCGCTGGCTAGGCTGGTAA
- a CDS encoding succinate dehydrogenase iron-sulfur subunit, which translates to MAKRTFQIYRYDPDKDSKPYMQTVEVELDGSERMLLDALMKLKAQDPSLSFRRSCREGVCGSDAMNINGKNGLACLTNMNTLPGTVVLKPLPGLPVIRDLIVDMTQFFKQYNSIKPYLINDNVPPETERLQSPEEREELNGLYECILCASCSTSCPSFWWNPDKFVGPAGLLQAYRFIADSRDEATSQRLDNLEDPYRLFRCHTIMNCVDVCPKGLNPTKAIGKIKELMVRRAV; encoded by the coding sequence ATGGCAAAACGTACATTCCAAATCTATCGCTACGATCCTGACAAGGATTCCAAGCCCTACATGCAGACCGTTGAGGTGGAACTCGACGGTAGCGAACGCATGTTGCTGGACGCGCTCATGAAGCTGAAGGCACAGGATCCTTCCCTGTCCTTCCGTCGTTCCTGCCGCGAAGGCGTTTGTGGCTCTGACGCCATGAACATCAACGGCAAGAACGGTCTGGCTTGCCTGACCAACATGAACACGCTGCCCGGCACCGTGGTGCTGAAGCCGCTGCCAGGCCTGCCTGTCATCCGCGACCTGATCGTGGACATGACACAGTTCTTCAAGCAGTACAACTCCATCAAGCCCTACCTCATCAACGACAACGTGCCTCCAGAAACGGAGCGCCTGCAGTCGCCTGAAGAGCGCGAGGAACTCAACGGCCTGTACGAGTGCATTTTGTGCGCTAGCTGCTCGACCAGCTGCCCCAGCTTCTGGTGGAACCCTGACAAGTTCGTCGGCCCCGCCGGTCTGCTGCAGGCCTATCGGTTCATTGCCGACAGCCGTGACGAAGCCACTTCGCAGCGCCTGGACAACCTGGAAGACCCCTATCGTCTGTTCCGCTGCCACACCATCATGAACTGCGTGGATGTGTGCCCCAAGGGCCTGAACCCCACCAAGGCGATTGGAAAAATCAAGGAACTGATGGTGCGTCGCGCTGTCTGA
- a CDS encoding citrate synthase, giving the protein MKLADNKATLSFSNGSPSVDLPVYQGSIGPDVIDIRKLYAQTGMFTYDPGFLSTAATQSAITYIDGDKGELLYRGYPIEQLAVNCDFLETCHLLLYGNLPNEAQKKDFTSRVTNHTMVNEQMQFFLRGFRRDAHPMAVLTGLVGGLSAFYHDSTDINNPEHREIAAIRLIAKMPTLVSMAYKYSVGQPYIYPRNELSYAGNFMRMMFATPCEEYKVNPVLERALDRIFILHADHEQNASTSTVRLCGSSGTNPFAAIAAGVACLWGPAHGGANEACLNMLEDIQRNGGVAKVGEFMEKVKDKNSGVKLMGFGHRVYKNYDPRAKLMQETCNEVLAELGLENDPLFKLAKQLEKIALEDDYFVSRKLYPNVDFYSGIVQRAIGIPVSLFTAIFALARTVGWIAQLNEMIGDPEYKIGRPRQLFTGAERRDVQPISQR; this is encoded by the coding sequence ATGAAGCTAGCTGACAACAAAGCCACCCTGTCGTTCAGTAACGGCAGCCCCAGCGTGGACCTGCCGGTCTATCAGGGCAGCATCGGTCCGGATGTCATCGACATCCGCAAGCTGTACGCGCAAACGGGCATGTTCACTTACGACCCCGGCTTCCTGTCCACAGCCGCTACGCAATCGGCCATCACCTACATCGACGGCGACAAGGGCGAGCTGCTGTACCGCGGCTACCCCATTGAGCAGTTGGCCGTGAACTGCGACTTCCTTGAAACCTGCCACCTGCTGCTGTACGGAAACCTGCCCAACGAAGCGCAGAAGAAAGACTTCACCAGCCGCGTGACCAACCACACCATGGTCAACGAGCAGATGCAGTTCTTCCTGCGCGGTTTCCGTCGTGACGCACACCCCATGGCAGTGCTGACCGGTCTGGTAGGTGGTCTGTCCGCCTTCTACCACGACAGCACCGACATCAACAACCCAGAGCACCGCGAGATTGCTGCGATCCGCCTGATTGCCAAGATGCCTACCCTGGTGTCTATGGCATACAAGTACAGCGTGGGCCAGCCTTACATCTATCCTCGCAACGAGTTGAGCTACGCAGGCAACTTCATGCGCATGATGTTTGCCACACCTTGCGAAGAGTACAAGGTGAACCCTGTGCTCGAACGCGCTCTGGACCGCATCTTCATCCTGCACGCTGACCACGAGCAAAACGCTTCCACATCCACCGTGCGTCTGTGCGGCTCGTCGGGCACCAACCCCTTTGCAGCCATCGCTGCTGGCGTGGCCTGCCTGTGGGGCCCTGCCCACGGTGGTGCCAACGAAGCCTGCCTGAACATGCTGGAAGACATCCAGCGCAATGGCGGAGTGGCCAAGGTGGGCGAGTTCATGGAGAAGGTCAAGGACAAGAACTCCGGCGTGAAGCTGATGGGTTTTGGCCACCGCGTGTACAAGAACTACGACCCCCGCGCCAAGCTGATGCAGGAAACCTGCAACGAAGTGCTGGCCGAACTGGGTCTGGAAAACGATCCTCTGTTCAAGCTGGCCAAGCAGCTCGAAAAGATCGCGCTGGAAGACGACTACTTCGTGTCCCGCAAGCTGTACCCCAACGTGGACTTCTACTCGGGTATCGTGCAACGTGCCATCGGCATCCCTGTCTCGCTGTTCACCGCGATCTTCGCGCTGGCCCGTACCGTGGGCTGGATTGCACAGTTGAACGAAATGATTGGCGACCCCGAGTACAAGATCGGCCGTCCACGCCAGTTGTTCACCGGTGCAGAGCGCCGCGACGTGCAGCCCATCTCGCAACGCTGA
- the sdhA gene encoding succinate dehydrogenase flavoprotein subunit: MSYTNANITKRKFDVIIVGAGGSGMRASLQLARAGLNVAVLSKVFPTRSHTVAAQGGIGASLGNMSEDNWHYHFYDTIKGSDWLGDQDAIEFMCREAPKVVYDLEHMGMPFDRNADGTIYQRPFGGHTANYGEKPVQRACAAADRTGHAMLHTLYQQNVKAKTNFFVEWMALDLIRDADGDVVGVTALEMETGDLHILEAKTTLLATGGAGRIFAASTNAFINTGDGLGMAARAGIPLEDMEFWQFHPTGVAGAGVLLTEGCRGEGAILLNSNGERFMERYAPTLKDLAPRDFVSRSMDQEIKEGRGCGPNKDYVLLKLDHLGAETIHKRLPSVYEIGVNFANVDITKEPIPVVPTIHYQMGGIPTNINGQVVVQQGGEDNLVVNGLYAVGECSCVSVHGANRLGTNSLLDLLVFGRAAGNHIVEFNNKNKTHKPLPKDAADRTLERLNRLQGASNGEYAQSVANDMRATMQQHAGVFRTQASMDEGVKKIAALRERVKSVGLKDHSKVFNTARIEALEVENLIEAAQATMVSAAARKECRGAHTVSDYERPADDPVAPLGRDDANWMKHTLWHSESNSLTYKPVKLKPLTVDSVPPKVRTF, encoded by the coding sequence ATGAGCTACACCAACGCAAATATCACCAAGCGCAAGTTCGACGTAATCATCGTCGGCGCCGGCGGCTCCGGCATGCGCGCGTCCCTTCAGCTGGCCCGGGCAGGTCTCAACGTGGCCGTGCTCTCCAAGGTATTTCCAACCCGTTCTCACACCGTGGCAGCCCAAGGTGGCATTGGGGCTTCTCTGGGCAACATGTCCGAAGACAACTGGCACTATCACTTCTACGACACCATCAAGGGCTCCGACTGGCTGGGCGACCAAGACGCCATCGAGTTCATGTGCCGCGAAGCTCCCAAGGTCGTTTACGACCTGGAGCACATGGGCATGCCTTTTGACCGCAACGCGGACGGCACCATCTACCAGCGCCCCTTTGGTGGCCACACCGCCAACTACGGTGAAAAGCCTGTGCAGCGCGCTTGCGCGGCGGCCGACCGTACCGGTCACGCCATGCTGCACACCCTGTATCAGCAAAACGTCAAGGCTAAGACCAACTTCTTTGTGGAGTGGATGGCACTGGACCTGATCCGTGATGCGGACGGTGACGTGGTGGGCGTGACGGCGTTGGAAATGGAAACCGGCGACCTGCACATCCTCGAAGCCAAAACCACATTGCTGGCCACTGGCGGTGCAGGCCGTATTTTTGCGGCCTCGACCAACGCCTTCATCAACACTGGCGACGGCCTGGGCATGGCTGCACGCGCAGGCATTCCGCTGGAAGACATGGAGTTCTGGCAGTTCCACCCCACCGGCGTGGCGGGTGCTGGCGTGCTGCTGACAGAAGGCTGCCGCGGCGAGGGCGCCATCCTGCTCAACAGCAACGGTGAACGCTTCATGGAGCGCTATGCGCCCACACTGAAGGACTTGGCCCCACGCGATTTCGTGTCCCGCTCCATGGACCAGGAAATCAAGGAAGGCCGCGGCTGCGGTCCTAACAAGGATTACGTGCTGCTCAAGCTGGATCACCTCGGTGCAGAAACCATCCACAAGCGCCTGCCCTCGGTGTACGAAATCGGCGTGAATTTTGCCAACGTGGACATCACCAAGGAGCCGATCCCTGTGGTTCCCACCATCCATTACCAGATGGGCGGCATCCCCACCAACATCAATGGTCAGGTGGTTGTGCAGCAAGGTGGCGAAGACAACCTGGTGGTCAATGGCCTGTACGCGGTGGGCGAGTGCTCCTGCGTGAGCGTGCACGGCGCCAACCGTCTGGGCACCAACTCGCTGCTGGACCTGCTGGTGTTCGGCCGCGCAGCCGGTAACCATATCGTTGAGTTCAACAACAAGAACAAGACGCACAAACCCCTGCCCAAGGATGCAGCAGACCGCACCTTGGAGCGCCTGAACCGCCTGCAAGGTGCGAGCAACGGCGAATATGCACAGAGCGTGGCCAACGACATGCGCGCCACCATGCAGCAGCACGCAGGCGTGTTCCGTACACAAGCCAGTATGGACGAAGGTGTCAAGAAGATTGCCGCCCTGCGCGAACGTGTGAAGAGCGTGGGCCTGAAGGACCACTCCAAGGTGTTCAACACCGCACGCATCGAAGCGCTGGAAGTGGAAAACCTGATCGAAGCTGCACAAGCCACCATGGTGTCTGCTGCTGCCCGCAAGGAATGCCGTGGCGCGCACACCGTGAGCGACTACGAGCGCCCCGCAGATGACCCAGTGGCGCCACTGGGCCGCGACGATGCGAACTGGATGAAGCACACCCTGTGGCACAGCGAATCCAACAGCCTGACTTACAAGCCCGTCAAACTCAAGCCCCTGACCGTGGACTCGGTTCCGCCCAAGGTTCGCACGTTCTAA
- the fghA gene encoding S-formylglutathione hydrolase: MSTSLELVSSHACFGGEQRFYRHDAATIGLPMKFAVYLPPQASQGPVPALLYLAGLTCTEETFIIKAGAQRLAAELGLALIAPDTSPRGANVPGEADSWDFGVGAGFYLNATALPWATHWRMESYLMDELLPLCTSALPLDAQRLGIFGHSMGGHGALTLALRHPGRFQTLSAFAPICAPTRCPWGEKAFTGYLGSDRTSWGEHDATVLMENQPMAPYPGGILIDQGLADKFLADQLHPHLLEAACTQLGQPLTLRKHEGYDHGYYFIQTFMDDHLRHHAKGLGLLKD; this comes from the coding sequence ATGTCCACTTCCCTCGAACTGGTCAGCAGCCACGCCTGCTTTGGCGGCGAGCAACGCTTTTATCGCCACGACGCAGCCACCATCGGCCTGCCGATGAAGTTTGCGGTCTACCTGCCGCCGCAGGCCAGCCAAGGCCCTGTGCCTGCGCTGCTCTATCTGGCCGGGCTGACTTGTACCGAAGAGACCTTCATCATCAAGGCCGGTGCACAGCGCCTGGCGGCTGAACTGGGCCTGGCCCTGATTGCGCCCGACACCAGCCCGCGCGGTGCCAACGTGCCGGGTGAGGCCGACAGCTGGGACTTTGGCGTGGGCGCAGGCTTTTACCTGAACGCCACCGCCCTGCCCTGGGCCACCCACTGGCGCATGGAAAGCTACCTGATGGACGAACTGCTGCCGCTGTGCACCTCGGCGCTGCCGCTGGACGCACAACGCCTGGGCATCTTCGGCCATTCCATGGGCGGGCACGGCGCGCTGACCCTGGCGCTGCGCCATCCGGGCCGCTTCCAGACCCTGTCGGCCTTTGCCCCCATCTGCGCCCCCACCCGCTGCCCCTGGGGCGAAAAGGCCTTCACCGGCTACCTCGGATCGGACCGCACCAGTTGGGGTGAGCACGACGCCACCGTGCTGATGGAAAACCAGCCCATGGCCCCTTACCCGGGAGGCATCCTGATCGACCAGGGGCTGGCAGACAAGTTTCTGGCCGACCAACTGCACCCGCATCTGCTGGAGGCCGCTTGCACTCAACTGGGCCAGCCGCTGACGTTGCGCAAGCATGAGGGCTACGACCACGGCTACTACTTCATCCAGACCTTCATGGACGATCACCTGCGGCATCACGCCAAGGGCTTGGGTCTGCTGAAGGATTAA
- the sdhD gene encoding succinate dehydrogenase, hydrophobic membrane anchor protein has translation MSVNYGSKRTVVGAHYGLRDWLSQRVTAALMALFTVIVLVQLVATKGPIGYDLWAGIFSQQWMKVLTFSVIVGMAWHVWVGIRDVFMDYIKPVGLRLALQVFTIVWLVSCAGWGIQVLWRL, from the coding sequence ATGTCCGTCAATTACGGTTCCAAGCGTACGGTGGTCGGCGCCCACTATGGCCTGCGCGACTGGCTGAGCCAGCGCGTGACTGCGGCCCTGATGGCCCTGTTCACAGTGATCGTGCTGGTCCAGCTGGTGGCCACCAAAGGCCCCATTGGCTACGACCTGTGGGCAGGAATCTTCTCCCAGCAATGGATGAAAGTCCTGACTTTCTCCGTGATCGTCGGTATGGCGTGGCACGTGTGGGTGGGTATCCGCGACGTGTTCATGGACTACATCAAACCCGTAGGCTTGCGTCTCGCCCTGCAAGTTTTCACGATTGTCTGGCTGGTCAGCTGCGCTGGCTGGGGTATCCAGGTTCTGTGGCGTCTCTGA
- a CDS encoding metal/formaldehyde-sensitive transcriptional repressor, translating into MPHSAEDKQRAITRLRRIKGQAEALERAVEAGSDCAPILQQLAAMRGAVHGLMADLLDSHVRETLAVKPAPSQEAIDETLALLRSYLK; encoded by the coding sequence ATGCCCCACTCCGCTGAAGACAAACAACGCGCCATCACGCGCCTGCGCCGCATCAAAGGTCAGGCGGAGGCACTGGAGCGTGCCGTAGAAGCAGGCAGCGATTGCGCGCCCATCCTGCAGCAATTGGCCGCCATGCGGGGGGCCGTGCATGGGCTGATGGCGGACCTGCTTGACAGCCACGTGCGTGAAACCCTGGCGGTGAAGCCCGCCCCCTCGCAGGAAGCCATTGATGAGACCTTGGCCCTGCTGCGCTCGTACCTGAAATGA
- a CDS encoding PhoX family phosphatase, whose amino-acid sequence MAKDFSLMEDSNTSSNPSIHDVSDPARRTLLRGGLGALAGGFLAPLAAVGGAAALTGCATAGASSGPVLGFKSVPISTADTVTVPEGYTVQVIAPWGDPVGMSGETAAFKDDASNTTAQQETQFGMHHDGMHYFAQEGSKSGLLVMNHEYVDHGLLFPDGTANWSLEKVRKSQAAHGVSVCEVQETNGKWEVVKPSPWARRITANTPMQLSGPAAGHALMKTAADPQGTKVLGTFNNCASGITPWGTYLTSEENFINYFSGGDTLSAHEKRWGLKKGGAGYRWHEFDARFDATKNPNEPNRFGWIVEIDPNNPSSTPIKRTALGRAAHEGATVAVTRDNRAVVYMGEDSRFEYIYKFVSRDAIKPGGPTANATLLDHGTLYVAQFNADGKGRWIPLTHGQGPLTAANGFADQGEVLIKSRQASDLLGATKMDRPEWIAVDKQGWVYTTLTNNSNRGAANQPGVDAANPRVNNTQGNIIRWKEDGDFSGQTFAWNHFVMAGDPSLERADAKGNIKGDMFSCPDGLWVDGRGVLWIQCDMSTSAMGKGDLKNFGNNMMLAADVNTGEVRRFLVGPSGCEITGLTATPDGRTMFCNIQHPGEPADEISDPKNPRAISNWPDKKANGRPRSATVVIRKADGGVIGT is encoded by the coding sequence ATGGCCAAAGACTTCTCGCTGATGGAAGACAGCAATACTTCCTCCAACCCCAGCATTCATGACGTGTCCGACCCCGCCCGCCGCACCTTGTTGCGTGGTGGTCTGGGGGCGCTGGCGGGGGGCTTTCTGGCACCGTTGGCTGCTGTGGGCGGGGCTGCAGCCCTGACGGGTTGCGCCACGGCGGGTGCGAGCTCTGGCCCTGTGCTGGGCTTCAAGAGCGTGCCAATCTCCACCGCAGACACGGTGACCGTGCCAGAGGGCTACACCGTGCAGGTGATTGCCCCTTGGGGTGACCCGGTCGGCATGTCGGGCGAGACCGCGGCATTCAAGGACGACGCCAGCAACACCACCGCGCAGCAGGAAACCCAGTTTGGCATGCACCACGACGGCATGCATTACTTTGCGCAGGAAGGCTCCAAGAGCGGCCTGCTGGTGATGAACCACGAGTACGTGGACCATGGCCTGCTGTTCCCTGATGGCACCGCCAACTGGAGCCTGGAGAAAGTGCGCAAGTCGCAGGCCGCCCATGGCGTGTCGGTGTGCGAGGTGCAGGAAACCAATGGCAAGTGGGAAGTCGTCAAGCCATCCCCCTGGGCGCGCCGCATCACCGCCAACACGCCCATGCAGCTCAGCGGCCCGGCCGCTGGCCATGCGCTGATGAAGACCGCTGCCGACCCCCAGGGCACCAAGGTGCTGGGCACCTTCAACAACTGCGCCAGCGGCATCACGCCCTGGGGCACTTACCTCACGTCGGAAGAGAACTTCATCAACTACTTCAGCGGTGGCGACACGCTGAGTGCGCACGAAAAGCGCTGGGGCCTGAAGAAAGGCGGCGCGGGGTACCGCTGGCATGAGTTTGATGCGCGCTTTGACGCCACCAAGAACCCCAACGAGCCCAACCGCTTTGGCTGGATTGTGGAGATTGACCCCAACAACCCCAGCTCCACGCCCATCAAGCGCACTGCCCTGGGCCGTGCTGCGCACGAGGGTGCCACCGTGGCTGTCACCCGCGACAACCGCGCGGTGGTGTACATGGGCGAGGACTCGCGCTTTGAATACATCTACAAGTTTGTGAGTCGCGATGCCATCAAGCCCGGTGGCCCCACCGCCAATGCCACCTTGCTGGACCACGGCACGCTGTACGTGGCCCAGTTCAATGCCGATGGCAAGGGCCGCTGGATTCCTCTGACCCATGGCCAGGGCCCGCTGACAGCCGCCAACGGCTTTGCCGACCAGGGCGAGGTGCTCATCAAATCCCGCCAGGCCAGCGACCTGCTGGGCGCCACCAAGATGGACCGCCCCGAGTGGATTGCTGTGGACAAGCAGGGTTGGGTCTACACCACCCTGACGAACAACAGCAACCGGGGCGCAGCCAACCAGCCCGGCGTGGATGCAGCCAACCCCCGCGTGAACAACACACAGGGCAACATCATCCGTTGGAAGGAAGACGGCGACTTCAGCGGCCAGACCTTTGCCTGGAACCACTTCGTCATGGCGGGTGATCCATCGCTGGAGCGCGCCGATGCCAAGGGCAACATCAAGGGCGACATGTTCTCCTGCCCCGATGGCCTGTGGGTGGACGGTCGTGGCGTGCTCTGGATCCAGTGCGACATGTCCACATCGGCCATGGGCAAGGGCGACCTGAAGAACTTTGGCAACAACATGATGCTGGCGGCCGATGTGAACACGGGCGAGGTGCGCCGCTTCCTCGTCGGTCCATCGGGCTGCGAGATCACCGGCCTGACCGCCACGCCCGACGGCCGCACCATGTTCTGCAACATTCAGCACCCAGGTGAGCCAGCGGATGAGATCAGCGACCCGAAGAACCCCCGCGCCATCTCCAACTGGCCCGACAAGAAGGCCAACGGACGCCCTCGCTCGGCCACTGTGGTGATCCGCAAGGCTGATGGTGGCGTGATCGGGACCTGA
- the sdhC gene encoding succinate dehydrogenase, cytochrome b556 subunit yields MTELAKKRPEFRNIHAIKDLTTYRLPPAGWVSILHRVSGVIMFLLLPFILWMFDTSLSSEISFGKFKAAFNAGLFFIPGWFIKLVALALIWAYLHHFVAGLRHLMMDMNHDAVTKEFGKSSAVFTLVVSISLAVVLGAKLFGLY; encoded by the coding sequence ATGACCGAACTAGCCAAAAAACGGCCTGAATTCCGCAACATCCATGCCATCAAGGATTTAACGACGTACCGACTGCCCCCAGCAGGCTGGGTTTCCATTCTGCACCGCGTCAGTGGCGTGATCATGTTCCTGCTGCTGCCATTCATCCTGTGGATGTTTGACACGTCTCTCTCATCTGAAATCTCTTTCGGGAAATTCAAGGCCGCCTTCAATGCAGGCCTGTTTTTCATCCCCGGCTGGTTCATCAAACTCGTGGCCCTGGCACTGATCTGGGCTTACCTGCACCACTTTGTGGCAGGCCTGCGCCACCTGATGATGGACATGAATCACGACGCAGTGACCAAGGAGTTCGGCAAGAGCTCTGCTGTGTTCACCCTGGTGGTCAGCATCTCGCTGGCTGTGGTTCTGGGCGCCAAGCTGTTTGGCCTGTACTGA
- a CDS encoding GntR family transcriptional regulator: MSSLPLAADNPATPPGSAGLSTPAFSPLYQQIKGLILQSLQQGEWKPGEAIPSEMELAARFRVSQGTVRKAIDELAAENLVMRRQGKGTFVATHAEQHVQYRFLKLLPDTGDASVEGPAQRTIIECRRVRASAEIARTLALRTGDAVMQARRILAFAGVPTILEDIWLPGHAFKGLTSERMASYQGPTYAMFELDFGVRMVRAEEKIKAVLPDDEQATLLKTHSSTPLLSVERIAFTYNDVPMELRRGLYRTDTHHYRNELS; encoded by the coding sequence ATGTCTTCCCTGCCGCTCGCCGCCGACAATCCCGCTACGCCCCCTGGCAGCGCAGGCTTGTCCACGCCTGCATTCAGCCCGCTTTATCAGCAGATCAAGGGGCTGATCTTGCAAAGCCTGCAGCAAGGGGAATGGAAGCCCGGAGAGGCCATTCCCAGCGAAATGGAGTTGGCGGCGAGATTCAGAGTCAGCCAGGGCACGGTGCGCAAGGCGATCGACGAGTTGGCTGCCGAGAACTTGGTGATGCGAAGGCAGGGCAAAGGAACATTTGTTGCCACCCATGCCGAGCAGCACGTCCAGTACCGCTTCCTCAAACTTCTGCCCGATACCGGAGACGCGAGTGTAGAAGGCCCGGCACAGCGCACCATCATTGAATGTCGGCGGGTGCGCGCGAGCGCAGAGATCGCCCGCACGCTGGCACTGCGCACTGGCGATGCAGTCATGCAGGCGCGCCGTATCCTCGCATTTGCCGGCGTCCCCACCATCCTGGAAGACATCTGGCTACCCGGTCATGCATTCAAAGGCCTTACCAGTGAACGAATGGCCAGCTACCAGGGACCTACCTACGCCATGTTTGAGCTGGATTTCGGGGTGCGCATGGTACGGGCAGAAGAAAAAATAAAAGCGGTGCTCCCGGATGATGAACAAGCCACCCTCCTGAAAACTCACTCCAGCACACCACTGCTCAGCGTGGAGCGCATCGCCTTTACTTACAACGATGTTCCCATGGAGTTACGACGGGGCCTGTACCGTACAGATACGCACCACTACCGTAACGAGCTGAGCTGA
- a CDS encoding succinate dehydrogenase assembly factor 2, giving the protein MSYTATLAPDAASPKLTERELSKLHWRCRRGLLENDLFIEQFFMRFEPELTQRHAQGLTALMDLADNDLLDLLLCRREPDETLASAELNEVLSMLRLSGGTPALRT; this is encoded by the coding sequence ATGAGCTATACCGCCACCCTTGCGCCCGACGCAGCATCTCCCAAGCTCACCGAGCGCGAACTCAGCAAGCTGCACTGGCGTTGCCGGCGTGGACTGCTGGAGAACGATCTGTTCATCGAGCAGTTCTTCATGCGCTTCGAGCCTGAGTTGACGCAGCGCCACGCGCAAGGACTCACGGCGCTCATGGATCTTGCAGACAACGATCTTCTCGATCTATTGCTCTGCCGACGCGAACCAGACGAGACACTGGCAAGCGCCGAATTGAACGAAGTGCTCAGCATGCTCCGCCTCAGCGGCGGCACCCCTGCCCTGCGGACCTGA
- a CDS encoding S-(hydroxymethyl)glutathione dehydrogenase/class III alcohol dehydrogenase: MKSRAAVAFKAGEPLQIVEIDVAPPKKGEVLIRITDTGVCHTDAFTLSGDDPEGLFPVVLGHEGAGIVVEVGEGVTSVKPGDHVIPLYTAECGECLFCKSGKTNLCVSVRATQGKGVMPDGTTRFSYNGQPIYHYMGCSTFSEYTVVAEVSLAKVNPKANPEQVCLLGCGVTTGLGAVKNTAKVQEGDTVAVFGLGGIGLAVIQGAKLAKAGRIIAIDTNPSKFDLARTFGATDCINPKDFDKPIQQVIVEMTTWGVDHSFECIGNVNVMRAALECAHRGWGQSVIIGVAGAGQEISTRPFQLVTGRKWLGTAFGGVKGRSELPGMVEDAMAGKIQLEPFVTHTMGLNDINHAFDLMHEGKSIRSVVKYAA, from the coding sequence ATGAAATCCCGTGCCGCCGTAGCCTTCAAAGCCGGAGAACCCCTGCAGATCGTCGAAATTGATGTGGCCCCACCCAAAAAGGGCGAAGTGCTCATCCGCATCACCGACACCGGTGTGTGCCACACCGACGCCTTCACCCTGAGCGGTGACGACCCCGAAGGCCTGTTCCCCGTGGTGCTGGGCCACGAAGGCGCGGGCATCGTGGTGGAAGTGGGCGAAGGCGTGACCAGCGTGAAGCCCGGCGACCATGTGATCCCGCTCTACACCGCTGAATGCGGCGAATGCCTGTTCTGCAAGAGCGGCAAGACCAACCTGTGCGTGAGCGTGCGCGCCACGCAAGGCAAGGGCGTGATGCCCGACGGCACCACGCGTTTCAGCTACAACGGTCAGCCCATCTACCACTACATGGGCTGCAGCACGTTCAGCGAATACACCGTCGTGGCCGAAGTGTCGCTGGCCAAGGTCAATCCCAAGGCCAACCCCGAGCAGGTGTGCCTGCTGGGCTGCGGCGTGACCACCGGCCTGGGCGCCGTCAAGAACACCGCCAAGGTGCAAGAAGGCGACACCGTGGCCGTGTTCGGCCTGGGCGGCATTGGTTTGGCGGTGATTCAGGGCGCCAAACTGGCCAAGGCCGGGCGCATCATTGCCATCGACACCAACCCCAGCAAATTCGACCTAGCCCGCACCTTTGGCGCAACCGACTGCATCAACCCCAAGGACTTCGACAAGCCGATCCAGCAAGTGATTGTGGAGATGACCACCTGGGGCGTGGACCACAGCTTTGAGTGCATCGGCAACGTCAACGTGATGCGCGCTGCACTCGAATGCGCGCACCGCGGCTGGGGCCAGTCGGTCATCATCGGCGTGGCGGGCGCAGGCCAGGAGATCAGCACCCGCCCCTTCCAGCTCGTCACCGGCCGCAAGTGGTTGGGCACGGCCTTTGGCGGCGTTAAGGGCCGCAGCGAGTTGCCCGGCATGGTCGAAGACGCCATGGCAGGCAAGATCCAGCTGGAGCCTTTCGTCACCCACACCATGGGGCTGAACGACATCAACCATGCGTTCGACCTGATGCACGAGGGCAAGTCAATCCGCTCCGTGGTCAAGTACGCGGCCTGA